One Anolis carolinensis isolate JA03-04 chromosome 4, rAnoCar3.1.pri, whole genome shotgun sequence DNA window includes the following coding sequences:
- the LOC100555853 gene encoding protocadherin beta-16 isoform X9, producing the protein MCASIQYSVPEEKKHGSLVSNVLKDLKLGVGELSARRAQLVSQSSKQYFHLDTQSGNLLINDKIDREALCGQTEPCLLLLQIVLEDPLEFYSIDIRIEDVNDHSPRFSKKEFDLEVPENVPRNMKLPLESARDEDLGENTIQNYSLSPSEHFKLGVENNTDGSIYVDLIVEKALDREKEPFFGLTLMAVDGGIPQRTGTVKINIKVLDSNDNSPHFTQSEYKVRLKENSPRDTLVTKVEAKDLDFGSNAEIKYSFHRVPDEVLGLFHLNEITGEITVLGKLDYEKETNYDMSIKATDGGGLSGHCKVFMGIEDVNDNAPEVSIISLKNIIPEDSPLETVVALFSVRDKDSGDNGKTACSVEMTLPFVLKATKNNFYQLVIQTPLDREKVSEYNVTITAIDRGSPRLTSTSIIHIQISDVNDNSPIFEKSLFEMKLQENNIPGLLLGSIYAVDLDTDQNGMVTYSILPGDIGTSPAASYISINSETGNMYALRSLDYEQIKDFRITVRATDGGTPPLSSDAFVRVVVLDENDNAPFFLYPLQNSTSPCNELLPKMAEADYLITKVVAVDGDSGQNSWLTYEILKATDPGLFSIGTQNGEVKTRRPLTERDSSKQRLVIAVKDNGVPPQTSTAMLNILLVDGFSDPYLKVVDVHQQDPEDEGTLTMYLVICLASVSFVFLLCIASFVGIKMCKKDHGSSFIVAPPHFPPAIPENCSDSQSGSLSRNYPYDVCLTNGTLSSEFRFLRPLIPVFSVADPNIPVNQRISSSSQEISDSVINKEEKNKVQASLTEDAAPRSGGPGCTVNQAIGANANSGQNDWLSYQ; encoded by the exons ATGTGTGCTTCAATTCAGTATTCTGTGCCTGAAGAGAAGAAGCATGGCTCTCTTGTGTCAAATGTGCTGAAAGATCTGAAACTAGGAGTTGGGGAGCTCTCTGCTCGCAGAGCACAGCTTGTGTCTCAAAGCTCTAAGCAGTATTTCCACCTTGATACTCAGTCTGGGAATCTGCTCATCAATGACAAAATAGACAGAGAAGCGTTGTGTGGCCAGACTGAACCTTGCTTACTTCTTCTtcaaattgtgctggaggaccctTTGGAGTTCTACAGTATTGATATAAGGATTGAAGATGTGAATGACCACTCTCCCAGATTCTCAAAAAAAGAATTTGATTTAGAAGTTCCTGAAAATGTTCCTAGAAATATGAAATTGCCTTTGGAATCTGCCAGAGATGAGGATCTGGGTGAAAACACCATCCAAAACTACTCCCTCAGCCCCAGTGAGCATTTCAAGCTTGGTGTGGAAAACAATACTGATGGAAGCATATATGTGGATCTCATTGTGGAGAAAGCCTTAGACAGGGAGAAAGAGCCATTCTTTGGATTGACACTTATGGCTGTTGATGGAGGGATACCACAGAGAACAGGCAccgttaaaataaatattaaagtcTTAGATAGCAATGATAATTCTCCTCATTTTACTCAGTCTGAATACAAAGTAAGATTAAAGGAAAATAGTCCTCGGGATACGTTGGTCACCAAAGTGGAAGCCAAAGATTTGGATTTTGGATCAAATGCTGAGATCAAATATTCCTTCCATCGAGTGCCTGATGAAGTACTTGGTTTATTTCATTTGAATGAAATAACTGGAGAAATAACTGTTTTGGGAAAACTTGATTATGAAAAAGAAACCAATTATGACATGAGTATCAAAGCAACTGATGGTGGAGGGCTTTCTGGGCACTGCAAGGTCTTCATGGGGATTGAAGATGTGAATGACAATGCCCCTGAAGTCTCAATCATTTCCCTTAAGAACATCATACCAGAGGATTCTCCCCTGGAGACAGTTGTGGCACTTTTTAGTGTCCGAGACAAGGATTCTGGAGATAATGGGAAAACTGCATGTTCTGTTGAAATGACACTTCCCTTTGTATTAAAAGCTACCAAAAATAACTTTTACCAGCTTGTTATCCAAACACCTCTGGACAGAGAGAAGGTCTCAGAATATAATGTCACGATTACAGCCATAGATCGGGGCTCTCCTAGACTCACCTCAACAAGTATTATTCACATTCAGATCTCAGATGTCAATGACAACTCTCCAATATTTGAAAAGTCTTTGTTTGAAATGAAGTTACAAGAAAACAATATTCCAGGACTGCTGCTTGGCTCAATCTATGCTGTTGATCTAGACACAGATCAGAATGGCATGGTAACCTACTCGATTTTGCCTGGAGATATTGGAACTAGCCCTGCAGCCTCTTATATTTCCATCAACTCTGAAACTGGAAACATGTATGCCCTCCGATCTCTCGACTATGAGCAAATAAAAGATTTCAGGATCACTGTGAGAGCTACAGATGGTGGTACTCCTCCTCTGAGCTCTGATGCCTTTGTCCGAGTTGTGGTCCTAGATGAAAATGACAACGCTCCCTTCTTCCTGTATCCCCTTCAAAACAGCACATCGCCCTGCAATGAACTGCTTCCGAAAATGGCAGAGGCTGACTACTTGATCACCAAAGTGGTGGCTGTGGATGGAGATTCTGGTCAGAACTCTTGGCTCACCTATGAAATTCTAAAGGCCACAGACCCTGGTCTTTTTAGCATAGGAACTCAGAATGGAGAGGTGAAAACCAGGAGACCACTGACCGAACGTGACTCCAGCAAACAGAGGCTTGTTATTGCAGTCAAGGACAATGGAGTCCCTCCTCAGACCAGCACTGCAATGCTGAATATTCTTCTTGTGGATGGCTTTTCTGATCCTTACTTGAAGGTGGTGGATGTCCATCAGCAGGACCCGGAAGACGAGGGAACCTTGACTATGTATTTGGTGATCTGCCTGGCATCTGTCTCTTTTGTGTTTCTACTTTGCATTGCTTCCTTTGTTGGTATCAAAATGTGCAAGAAAGACCACGGAAGCAGTTTTATTGTTGCCCCTCCTCACTTTCCACCTGCTATTCCAGAGAActgttctgattcccagagtggATCACTTTCCAGGAATTATCCGTATGATGTGTGTTTAACCAATGGAACCCTGAGCAGTGAGTTCAGATTTCTTCGGCCTCTCATTCCTGTTTTTTCTGTGGCGGATCCAAACATCCCTGTAAATCAAAGGATATCTTCTAGTTCCCAAGAAATTTCGGACTCAGTtataaacaaagaagaaaagaacaag GTCCAAGCTTCTCTCACTGAAGATGCAGCTCCCAGATCAGGAGGCCCAGGTTGCACAGTTAATCAAGCCATaggtgcaaatgcaaactcaGGTCAAAATGACTGGCTTTCCTATCAATAG
- the LOC100555853 gene encoding protocadherin beta-16 isoform X7: MESCLKNSPGLYLLILVSVSRVMCISIHYSVPEEKKTGFLVANVLKDLKLGNGELSVRRAQLVSKSSKQYFHLDTLSGNLLIKDKIDREALCGQTEPCLLLSEIVLEDPLEFYSIEIRIDDVNDNAPRFSKDEFALEIPENVPINTLLPLESAQDIDLGKNSVQNYTLSPNEHFQLEVERDNSQHKYLHLRLVNSLDREEQEEFVLTLTAVDGGVPKKTGIVKINVSILDINDNFPQFPQTEYKVILKENSPQGTLVSRVKAVDMDFGSNAKITYSFHQVSEKTQNLFRLNKDTGVITVWEEIDYEKECSYDMNIKATDGGGLSGLCKVLVQVEDMNDNVPEISVLSLKNIIREDSALNSVVALFSVTDRDSGDNGKSICSVDMNLPFALTMAMNNYHQLVIQSPLDREKIPEYNVTITAMDRGSPRLTSSRIIHVQISDVNDNSPAFDKTLFEMKIRENNIPGLLIGSVHAMDLDTEQNAKLTYSLLPEKIHDDFVASYISINTETGNIYALKSLDYELIKDLKATVRASDGGIPPLSSDVTVHVTVIDENDNAPFFLYPLQNSTFACNELLPKMAETDYLVTKVVAVDGDSGQNSWLSYEILKATDPGLFSIGAQNGEVKTRRPLTERDASKQRLVIAVRDNGVPPQTSTAMLNILLVDGFSDPYLKVVDVRHQDPEDDGTLTMYLVICLASVSFVFLLCIVSFVGLKMCKKDHGSSFIVAPPHFPPVIPENCTDSQSGSLSRNYQYDVCLTNGTLSSEFRFLRPLIPVLSVPDPNILVSSGSQGIPELLDNKQSSDGVQASLTEDAAPRSGGPGCTVNQAIGANANSGQNDWLSYQ, translated from the exons ATGGAAAGTTGCTTGAAGAACAGCCCAGGTCTGTATCTCTTGATTTTGGTCTCTGTGTCTAGAGTAATGTGTATTTCAATTCATTATTCCGTGCCTGAAGAGAAGAAGACTGGGTTCCTGGTGGCTAATGTGCTCAAGGATTTGAAACTGGGAAATGGAGAGCTCTCTGTTCGCAGAGCCCAGCTTGTGTCTAAAAGCTCTAAGCAATATTTCCACCTTGATACACTGTCCGGGAATCTGCTGATAAAAGACAAAATAGATAGAGAGGCTTTGTGTGGCCAGACTGAACCATGCTTACTACTGTCAGAAATTGTGTTGGAAGACCCACTAGAGTTCTACAGCATTGAAATAAGGATCGACGATGTGAATGATAATGCTCCAAGATTCTCTAAAGATGAGTTTGCACTTGAAATCCCAGAGAATGTTCCCATCAATACCCTATTGCCTTTGGAATCTGCTCAAGATATAGATTTGGGTAAAAATAGTGTCCAGAATTACACCCTTAGTCCCAATGAACACTTCCAATTGGAAGTAGAAAGGGATAATAGCCAACACAAATATTTACACCTTCGTTTGGTGAATTCTTTAGACAGAGAGGAACAGGAAGAGTTTGTGCTCACTCTTACAGCTGTGGATGGAGGGGTACCAAAGAAAACAGGCATCGTTAAGATTAATGTGAGCATTCTAGACATAAATGATAACTTTCCTCAGTTTCCTCAGACTGAATACAAAGTGATATTAAAAGAAAACAGCCCTCAGGGTACTTTGGTCTCCAGAGTGAAAGCTGTAGATATGGATTTTGGATCAAATGCAAAGATCACCTACTCCTTTCATCAGGTGAGTGAAAAAACACAGAACTTGTTTCGTTTGAATAAAGATACAGGAGTAATCACGGTATGGGAAGAAATTGATTATGAAAAAGAATGCAGTTATGACATGAACATCAAAGCAACTGATGGAGGGGGTCTTTCTGGACTCTGCAAGGTCCTGGTTCAAGTGGAGGATATGAATGACAATGTCCCAGAAATCTCTGTCTTGTCCCTGAAGAACATCATAAGAGAGGATTCTGCTCTGAATTCAGTAGTTGCCCTCTTCAGTGTCACTGATCGAGACTCTGGAGACAATGGCAAATCAATCTGCTCTGTAGATATGAACCTCCCATTTGCATTAACAATGGCCATGAATAACTACCACCAGCTTGTCATCCAAAGTCCCCTGGATAGAGAGAAAATCCCAGAATATAATGTTACCATCACAGCAATGGATCGGGGCTCTCCTAGGCTCACCTCATCAAGAATAATACATGTGCAAATCTCTGATGTCAATGACAACTCCCCAGCATTTGACAAGACTTTATTTGAAATGAAGATAAGAGAAAATAATATTCCAGGACTGCTAATTGGCTCAGTCCATGCTATGGATCTGGACACAGAGCAGAATGCCAAACTGACCTACTCACTTTTGCCTGAGAAGATTCATGATGACTTTGTAGCCTCTTACATTTCCATCAACACTGAAACTGGAAATATTTATGCCCTCAAATCTCTGGATTATGAACTTATAAAAGATTTAAAAGCCACAGTAAGGGCATCTGATGGTGGGATTCCTCCTCTGAGCTCTGATGTTACTGTTCATGTCACTGTCATAGATGAAAATGACAATGCTCCCTTCTTCCTGTATCCCCTTCAGAACAGTACATTTGCCTGCAATGAGTTACTTCCAAAGATGGCCGAAACTGATTACCTGGTTACCAAAGTGGTGGCTGTGGATGGAGATTCTGGTCAGAACTCTTGGCTTTCCTATGAAATTCTGAAGGCTACAGACCCTGGTCTTTTCAGCATAGGAGCCCAGAACGGAGAAGTGAAAACTAGGAGACCACTAACCGAACGTGACGCCAGCAAACAAAGGCTTGTTATTGCTGTCAGAGACAATGGTGTCCCTCCTCAAACCAGCACTGCAATGCTCAATATTCTTCTGGTGGATGGTTTTTCTGACCCATATCTGAAGGTGGTGGATGTTCGTCATCAGGACCCTGAAGATGACGGAACCTTGACTATGTATTTGGTGATCTGCCTGGCATCTGTCTCTTTTGTGTTTCTACTTTGCATTGTTTCCTTTGTTGGCCTCAAAATGTGCAAGAAAGACCACGGAAGCAGTTTTATTGTTGCCCCTCCTCACTTTCCACCTGTTATTCCAGAGAACTGTACTGATTCTCAGAGTGGCTCACTTTCCAGGAATTATCAATATGATGTATGTTTAACCAATGGAACCCTGAGCAGTGAGTTCAGATTTCTTCGGCCTCTCATTCCTGTTTTGTCTGTGCCAGACCCAAACATTCTTGTGTCTTCTGGCTCCCAAGGAATTCCCGAGCTGCTTGATAATAAACAGTCAAGTGATGGG GTCCAAGCTTCTCTCACTGAAGATGCAGCTCCCAGATCAGGAGGCCCAGGTTGCACAGTTAATCAAGCCATaggtgcaaatgcaaactcaGGTCAAAATGACTGGCTTTCCTATCAATAG